The following coding sequences lie in one Drosophila sulfurigaster albostrigata strain 15112-1811.04 chromosome 2R, ASM2355843v2, whole genome shotgun sequence genomic window:
- the LOC133838531 gene encoding uncharacterized protein LOC133838531 isoform X6, protein MAFSTQKEFFHVPFMNESIDFECTDVCVKLKSYPSTNDDRSWSADEEKKSRFVSDLVSCNTPIFWRRGPEGGEPYDRPGGGPGGRGAGGPGGRGGPDDDYYDGRTGKPGQDGGRGGGRGKQGGRGGDGQDRGGGRPGRGRGQGAADGYGGRGQDQYGRGGPDQGRGPGVDGRSGKGRGQGHGPGGYGGTGKDQGGRGPSQGEGSGGYGGSGQDQRGRAPGQGPGGYGGPGQDYSGRGPGQGQGPGGYGGSGQDQGGRGPGQGPASGYGGPGQVQGERGQGLGPGGYGAPGQDQGGRGQGQGAGGPGQDQGGRGQGPGGYGAPGQDQGGRGQGQGAGGPGQGPGGYGGPGQDQGGRGPGQGPASGYGSPGQDQGGRGQGQGPGGYGAPGQDQGGRGPGEGQGPGGYGGPGQDQGGRGPGQAQGPGGGPGQGQGPGSRGSYGGPGQDRDGRGPGQGQGPGGYGGPGQDQGGRGPGQGQGPGGYGGPGQDQGGRGPGQGQGPGGYGGPGQDQGGRGPGQGQGPGGYGGPGQDQGGRGPGQGRDGGGPGQGQGPGGYGGPGQDQGGRGLGQAQGPGGGPGQGQGPGRVVMAVRVRIGMGVDQVKDRDLVVMGVLAKIRVDEDQVKDRDLEVMGVLAKIRVDEDQVRTGPGGYGGPGQDLGWTRSRSGQGPGGYGGPGQDQGGRGPGQGQGPGGYGGPGQDQGGRGPGQGQGPGGYGGPGQDQGGRGPGQGRDGGGPGQGQGPGGYGGPGQDQGGRGLGQAQGPGGGSGQGQGPGSRGSYGGPGQDRDGRGPGQGQGPGGYGGPGQDQGGRGPGQGQGPGGYGGPGQDQGGRGPGQGRDGGGPGQGPGGFGGPGQDQGGRGLSQAQGRGGGPGQGQGPGSRGSYGGPGHDGDKRGQGQGQGQGGYGGPGQDQGVRGPGQGLGPGGYGGPGQDQGGRGPGQGRDGGGPGQGQGPGGYGSPGQDRGGRGPAQGTDFGGSGQGQGTGPYSGVDQVGRGPGQGRDGVGQGQGPGGFRSPGQEQGASRQGGPGQEQDRRGSRIGADKGPGQTDQGGRGSGQGRDGGPGARPGQGGPGPVQGQRGSRVAQDGQAPGRAQGPGAYGAQGYDQGRDGGAPGHGHGPTGFAGGPGQGQDPGGYGADQGGGPGGYGGGPGKQGGGPGGYGGGPGKQGGGPGGYGGGPGGPGDPRGSLGISDGNPLVGDALINAADETIENMKNVMAKNNLLPKEIIDELDRSTPPRVENAEIKRIMNQRYDPDKSRELRDKIVELEDSGKISPNDANGLYNLQRSIDDMNTAHEILEVENANLRRLIEKQSRRVSMETIKVDPERSNDVNYLQNKIDGMSKELLVLRQFEEDVMASGGPGSPGGTGRQQPPDLDVETIQQMLSERGGLRNKINTLGYLDKVGPLKKKKGDTDYAAGDLARNLEEQNQYIHDMECDIEEMQKYYETEVEQSKYNEELLKCTCNELQQQVIALQPAAQRCKCMQLEIDVLRNELRKRDLALNSYDCQYQQLMNVICELNQKYGNQRGDCPTFEVAECPNVGDDLAFYTGATLEHIRNELDKQVDCFKQMNQNKYSGGQDINNLQDCMDELERLRKLLGEKDGQLGVLIEDNECMCEAALESNKRLNQLDQKVRDLDRDTRYMEDGMRESIGLIQEIGDVARENERLKDRVNNMKTSELQDLTDDLKRQLEDCMKNKQMCEEINKNFKDALRELGADPDNIEKEAKEKIEQQWKAEEEAKRAAEAQAKADEEARAERMREQARELAEQKAAEDTAVGKPGEEPSEERQAEGQDTLTETPGTKPTGPEVEKIPKAEPEQAGAVLKEVPKATDRAPSQPGIKSAEAEKVAAKPSDKPVEKPADASADKAADKLVDKPADKSADRPADKPADKAADKPADKAADKPADKSADKQAEKAADKQAEKAADKKAVDKPAEKAADKPKDAGKPEPTAGQTPAAKAAEKAPAQPITSDPSAAKAGGEKPTAEAVGAKSGAPAADKSGAPAADKAGAAKAGQPTEKAVTPPATATGAAKQETTGQPTKPAEKSPAQPVTAAGGTKPGETASDAPPVAAAKKPAAADQAKAVEKPGAQPTATAAVEKPAAAGQGAKAAEKTGGQPAQAAVAEKPAAAGQPAEKAATQPTGAAGGAKQGPTGAPAKPAEKTPGQPTTATGGPKPGATTGDKTSAPGEKARASGQPGAKPAGAAAGAAGERKGLAAKPGLQGPGKERLGDEGISGAAGGKAAKAPKGKGDDYGRRGKKGSKHMDDTTEEQFDEFVRNTVKTLSAGEIDGVGLERELRKILDMFIDECGFCFCKCNIPKSRFYAICHRLYHHGLHTLDFKDLAYMHKRIFAAAENILPGALFNIIMKDIIAGNSQSLAPLCAPKETPVAEQQCCSCKSSLCCDDTEEKLMIKVMRLENDIENAKMCLKNLKSIPSNISIEAFRMEGGDSPVKDRVLRSSRGGNSIIMYKHIKQARNVKKSVVANN, encoded by the exons ATGGCTTTCTCCACCCAAAAAGAGTTCTTTCATGTGCCTTTTATGAATGAGTCTATCGACTTTGAATGCACAGACGTATGCGTGAAGTTAAAAAGTTATCCATCGACAAACGATGATCGATCCTGGTCGGCTGATGAAGAGAAGAAATCACGATTTGTCTCGGACTTAGTGTCCTGCAATACACCCATATTTTGGCGCCGGGGCCCTGAAGGAGGAGAACCTTACGACAGACCTGGAGGCGGTCCAGGCGGCAGAGGCGCTGGTGGACCTGGAGGCAGAGGCGGACCTGACGATGACTATTATGACGGTAGGACGGGTAAGCCTGGTCAGGATGGTGGTAGGGGTGGAGGGAGGGGAAAGCAAGGCGGTAGAGGCGGGGATGGCCAGGATAGAGGTGGGGGAAGGCCAGGTCGGGGTAGAGGTCAAGGCGCAGCTGATGGCTACGGAGGTAGAGGACAGGATCAATACGGTCGCGGGGGACCTGATCAGGGCAGAGGCCCTGGTGTAGATGGGCGGTCAGGCAAAGGACGAGGGCAAGGACATGGTCCGGGGGGCTATGGAGGAACTGGGAAAGATCAAGGTGGACGTGGACCTAGTCAAGGAGAGGGATCGGGGGGTTATGGAGGCTCTGGCCAGGATCAACGTGGTCGGGCACCAGGACAAGGTCCAGGTGGATATGGAGGCCCTGGTCAGGATTATAGTGGACGCGGACCAGGTCAGGGACAAGGACCCGGGGGTTATGGAGGCTCTGGCCAGGATCAGGGTGGGCGAGGACCAGGTCAGGGACCAGCTTCTGGTTATGGGGGCCCTGGTCAAGTTCAGGGAGAGCGTGGTCAAGGCCTGGGACCAGGTGGTTATGGAGCTCCTGGCCAGGATCAGGGTGGACGGGGACAAGGACAGGGTGCAGGAGGTCCTGGCCAGGATCAGGGTGGTAGAGGCCAGGGACCAGGTGGTTATGGAGCTCCTGGCCAGGATCAGGGTGGACGGGGACAAGGACAGGGTGCAGGAG GTCCTGGCCAGGGACCAGGAGGGTATGGAGGGCCTGGCCAGGATCAGGGTGGCCGTGGACCGGGTCAGGGACCAGCTTCTGGATATGGGAGTCCTGGTCAAGATCAGGGTGGGCGAGGTCAAGGCCAGGGACCAGGTGGATATGGAGCCCCTGGCCAGGATCAGGGTGGACGAGGACCAGGTGAAGGACAGGGACCTGGTGGTTATGGTGGTCCTGGCCAAGATCAGGGTGGACGAGGACCAGGTCAGG CCCAGGGACCAGGAGGAGGTCCTGGTCAGGGACAAGGCCCTGGCAGTCGTGGTAGTTATGGCGGTCCGGGTCAGGATCGGGATGGGCGTGGACCAGGTCAAGGACAGGGACCTGGAGGTTATGGGGGTCCTGGCCAAGATCAGGGTGGACGAGGACCAGGTCAAGGACAGGGACCTGGAGGTTATGGTGGTCCTGGCCAAGATCAGGGTGGACGAGGACCAGGTCAAGGACAGGGACCTGGAGGTTATGGTGGTCCTGGCCAAGATCAAGGTGGACGAGGACCAGGTCAAGGACAGGGACCTGGTGGTTATGGTGGTCCTGGCCAAGATCAAGGTGGACGTGGACCAGGTCAGGGTAGAGACGGTGGAGGACCCGGTCAGGGACAGGGGCCTGGGGGCTATGGAGGACCGGGTCAGGATCAGGGTGGGCGGGGACTGGGACAAGCCCAGGGACCAGGAGGAGGTCCTGGTCAGGGACAAGGCCCTGGCAGGGTAGTTATGGCGGTCCGGGTCAGGATCGGGATGGGCGTGGACCAGGTCAAGGACAGGGACCTAGTGGTTATGGGGGTCCTGGCCAAGATCAGGGTGGACGAGGACCAGGTCAAGGACAGGGACCTGGAGGTTATGGGGGTCCTGGCCAAGATCAGGGTGGACGAGGACCAGGTCAGGACAGGACCTGGTGGTTATGGGGGTCCTGGCCAAGATCTGGGGTGGACGAGGTCCAGGTCAGGACAGGGACCTGGAGGTTATGGTGGTCCTGGCCAAGATCAGGGTGGACGAGGACCAGGTCAAGGACAGGGACCTGGAGGTTATGGTGGTCCTGGCCAAGATCAAGGTGGACGAGGACCAGGTCAAGGACAGGGACCTGGTGGTTATGGTGGTCCTGGCCAAGATCAAGGTGGACGAGGACCAGGTCAGGGTAGAGACGGTGGAGGACCCGGTCAGGGACAGGGGCCTGGGGGCTATGGAGGACCGGGTCAGGATCAGGGTGGGCGGGGACTGGGTCAAGCCCAGGGACCAGGAGGAGGTTCTGGTCAGGGACAAGGCCCTGGCAGTCGTGGTAGTTATGGCGGTCCGGGTCAGGATCGGGATGGGCGTGGACCAGGTCAAGGACAGGGACCTGGAGGTTATGGGGGTCCTGGCCAAGATCAGGGTGGACGAGGACCAGGTCAAGGACAGGGACCTGGGGGTTATGGTGGTCCTGGCCAAGATCAAGGTGGACGAGGACCAGGTCAGGGTAGAGACGGTGGAGGACCCGGACAGGGGCCTGGGGGCTTTGGAGGACCGGGTCAGGATCAGGGTGGGCGGGGACTGAGTCAAGCCCAGGGACGAGGTGGAGGTCCTGGACAGGGACAAGGACCTGGAAGTCGTGGTAGCTATGGTGGGCCAGGCCATGATGGAGATAAGCGAGGCCAAGGTCAGGGTCAGGGCCAAGGTGGCTATGGAGGTCCCGGACAGGATCAGGGTGTACGTGGACCAGGTCAGGGACTGGGACCTGGTGGTTATGGAGGTCCTGGCCAAGATCAAGGTGGACGAGGACCAGGTCAGGGTAGAGATGGTGGGGGCCCCGGACAGGGACAAGGGCCAGGCGGCTATGGAAGTCCAGGTCAGGATCGCGGCGGGCGTGGTCCGGCTCAAGGAACAGACTTTGGAGGATCGGGTCAGGGGCAAGGAACAGGGCCATACAGTGGAGTAGACCAGGTTGGACGTGGGCCGGGACAAGGGCGAGATGGAGTCGGTCAAGGCCAGGGTCCAGGGGGCTTTAGAAGTCCCGGCCAAGAGCAGGGTGCAAGTCGACAAGGCGGTCCAGGACAAGAACAGGACCGACGTGGGTCACGTATTGGAGCCGATAAGGGACCAGGTCAGACAGATCAGGGTGGCCGTGGGTCAGGTCAAGGACGAGACGGTGGACCAGGTGCAAGACCGGGCCAAGGTGGTCCCGGTCCAGTGCAGGGGCAACGTGGATCTCGTGTTGCACAAGACGGACAAGCACCAGGTCGGGCACAGGGCCCCGGTGCTTATGGAGCACAAGGTTACGACCAAGGCCGCGATGGTGGAGCTCCAGGGCATGGTCATGGGCCAACTGGATTTGCTGGAGGTCCAGGTCAAGGGCAAGATCCGGGGGGTTATGGAGCCGACCAGGGAGGAGGACCTGGAGGATATGGTGGTGGCCCAGGAAAACAAGGTGGTGGTCCAGGAGGTTATGGTGGTGGCCCAGGAAAACAAGGGGGTGGTCCTGGAGGTTATGGTGGTGGCCCAGGTGGCCCTGGTGATCCTCGAGGAAGTCTTGGCATCTCTGATGGAAATCCGTTGGTCGGTGATGCTTTAATCAATGCTGCTGACGAGACAATTGAGAATATGAAGAACGTAATGGCTAAAAACAATTTACTACCAAAAGAAATTATCGACGAACTGGATAGATCAACACCACCCAGGGTAGAAAATGCCGAGATAAAGCGAATTATGAATCAACGTTACGATCCGGACAAAAGTAGGGAACTTAGAGATAAGATCGTCGAACTTGAAGACTCTGGGAAGATCAGCCCCAATGATGCAAACGGACTCTACAATCTGCAAAGATCTATTGATGATATGAACACAGCTCATGAGATTCTAGAAGTGGAAAATGCAAATCTGCGACGTCTCATTGAGAAGCAGTCCAGGCGCGTATCAATGGAGACCATTAAAGTCGATCCTGAGAGAAGCAATGACGTTAACTacttgcaaaataaaatcgatGGCATGAGTAAAGAACTTTTGGTGCTGCGACAATTTGAAGAAGATGTTATGGCATCTGGCGGGCCTGGTAGTCCTGGCGGCACTGGCAGGCAACAACCTCCTGATTTGGACGTCGAAACTATTCAACAAATGTTATCGGAGCGAGGCGGATTACGCAACAAAATTAACACGCTAGGTTATCTTGATAAGGTTGGTCcattgaagaagaaaaagggTGATACCGATTATGCTGCCGGAGACCTAGCACGAAATCTTGAAGaacaaaatcaatatattCATGATATGGAATGCGACATTgaagaaatgcaaaagtattaCGAAACCGAAGTGGAACAATCCAAATATAATGAGGAATTGCTTAAg TGCACCTGTAATGAGCTACAACAGCAAGTGATTGCTCTCCAACCTGCGGCTCAGCGTTGTAAGTGCATGCAATTGGAGATCGACGTGCTCCGCAATGAACTCCGTAAACGAGATCTTGCTTTGAATTCTTACGATTGCCAGTACCAACAGTTAATg aACGTCATCTGTGAGTTAAACCAAAAGTATGGAAATCAGCGAGGCGATTGTCCAACATTTGAAGTAGCTGAGTGTCCTAATGTGGGTGATGATCTAGCTTTCTATACAGGCGCCACGTTGGAGCACATTCGGAATGAATTGGATAAACAGGTCGACTGCTTCAAGCAAatgaatcaaaataaatattcggGTGGCCAAGATATCAACAATTTACAAGACTGCATGGACGAATTAGAACGCCTTAGAAAGTTATTGGGAGAAAAGGATGGCCAGTTGGGTGTATTAATTGAGGACAACGAGTGCATGTGCGAGGCTGCACTCGAGAGTAATAAGCGTCTGAACCAATTGGATCAAAAGGTTCGTGATTTGGATAGAGACACACGGTATATGGAGGATGGGATGCGCGAGAGCATAGGCCTAATACAGGAAATTGGAGATGTTGCTAGAGAGAATGAAAGGCTTAAGGATAGAGTTAACAATATGAAAACTTCAGAGCTTCAAGATTTAACTGACGATCTGAAAAGGCAATTGGAAGACTGCATGAAGAACAAGCAGATGTGTGAAGAAATTAACAAGAATTTTAAGGACGCATTAAGGGAACTCGGTGCTGATCccgataatattgaaaaagaaGCTAAAGAAAAAATAGAGCAGCAATGGAAGgccgaagaagaagcaaaacgAGCGGCTGAAGCTCAAGCTAAGGCAGACGAAGAGGCCAGGGCTGAAAGAATGCGCGAACAAGCAAGAGAGTTAGCTGAACAAAAAGCAGCAGAAGATACAGCAGTTGGTAAACCAGGGGAAGAACCAAGTGAAGAACGTCAAGCAGAAGGTCAAGATACATTAACGGAGACACCTGGTACTAAGCCGACTGGGCCAGAAGTTGAAAAGATTCCAAAAGCTGAACCCGAACAAGCAGGAGCTGTGCTAAAAGAAGTACCTAAGGCTACAGATCGTGCACCAAGTCAACCAGGAATCAAATCAGCTGAAGCTGAGAAAGTTGCAGCAAAGCCCAGCGATAAACCCGTAGAAAAACCAGCTGATGCGTCAGCTGACAAGGCAGCCGATAAACTAGTTGACAAACCAGCTGATAAGTCAGCTGATAGGCCAGCTGATAAACCAGCTGACAAGGCAGCTGATAAACCAGCTGACAAGGCAGCTGATAAGCCAGCTGACAAATCAGCTGACAAACAAGCTGAGAAAGCAGCTGACAAACAAGCTGAGAAAGCAGCTGACAAAAAGGCTGTTGACAAACCAGCTGAGAAAGCAGCTGATAAACCAAAGGATGCGGGAAAACCTGAACCGACAGCGGGACAAACACCTGCTGCTAAGGCTGCTGAAAAAGCACCTGCACAACCGATAACTTCTGACCCATCGGCTGCAAAAGCTGGTGGTGAGAAACCAACTGCCGAAGCTGTGGGAGCTAAATCGGGAGCGCCTGCTGCGGATAAGTCCGGAGCACCAGCAGCTGATAAAGCAGGGGCAGCGAAAGCGGGTCAACCTACTGAGAAAGCAGTCACACCGCCTGCTACTGCAACCGGAGCTGCGAAGCAGGAAACAACCGGACAACCTACTAAGCCAGCAGAAAAATCACCTGCACAGCCGGTTACAGCTGCTGGTGGGACCAAGCCGGGAGAAACAGCTTCTGATGCACCACCAGTAGCCGCGGCGAaaaaaccagcagcagctgaccAAGCTAAGGCAGTTGAAAAACCAGGTGCCCAGCCTACCGCGACAGCAGCCGTTGAAAAACCCGCAGCAGCAGGTCAAGGTGCCAAGGCGGCTGAAAAAACTGGAGGACAGCCTGCCCAGGCAGCTGTCGCTGAGAAGCCTGCGGCTGCGGGACAACCTGCTGAGAAAGCAGCGACTCAACCTACTGGAGCAGCCGGTGGTGCTAAACAGGGACCAACTGGTGCGCCTGCCAAGCCAGCAGAAAAAACTCCTGGGCAACCAACTACAGCTACAGGAGGACCTAAACCGGGTGCAACAACAGGCGATAAAACTTCAGCACCAGGAGAAAAGGCCAGAGCGTCCGGACAGCCGGGCGCCAAgccagctggagcagcagctggtgcTGCAGGGGAAAGAAAAGGCTTGGCGGCAAAGCCAGGCTTACAAGGCCCTGGAAAGGAGAGACTTGGGGATGAGGGAATTAGCGGAGCTGCTGGAGGCAAAGCTGCGAAAGCTCCCAAAGGTAAAGGTGATGATTACGGGCGTCGCGGAAAGAAGGGTTCCAAGCATATGGACGACACCACCGAGGAGCAGTTCGATGAGTTTGTAAGGAATACCGTGAAAACTCTATCGGCTGGCGAAATTGATGGTGTTGGCTTGGAAAGAGAATTGCGAAAAATACTGGACATGTTTATCGACGAGTGTGGTTTCTGCTTTTGCAAATGTAACATTCCCAAAAGCCGATTCTATGCTATTTGTCATCGACTATATCACCATGGTCTACACACTTTGGACTTTAAGGATCTGGCCTACATGCATAAGCGAATTTTTGCCGCAGCAGAGAATATACTTCCTGGCGCTCTCTTTAATATCATAATGAAAGACATTATCGCTGGCAATTCACAGAGCCTGGCTCCGCTGTGCGCTCCTAAAGAAACTCCTGTGGCGGAACAACAATGCTGCTCATGCAAAAGTTCTCTTTGTTGCGATGATACTGAAGAAAAACTCATGATTAAAG TAATGCGACTTGAGAATGATATTGAGAATGCCAAAATGTgcttaaagaatttaaaaagcaTACCATCGAATATTTCCATTGAAGCATTTCGTATGGAAGGTGGCGATAGTCCAGTAAA GGATAGAGTTCTTCGCTCTTCGCGCGGTGGTAATTCTATAATAATGTACAAGCATATAAAGCAGGCTCGCAATGTTAAG AAGAGCGTTGttgcaaacaatt